The window GAATACGTTCCGCCAGATCCGATCGGATCATCGTTTATATCAAGACCGTCATACCCCGCCGATGTATTGTACGTCCCGCTGTCGTACTCTGCCGGAGAGATATATTCAAGCGTGCCGAGCGTCGTCGATTCGAGCCGGTACCCCGCCGAAATCAGATCCGAGAGAATATTCACAAACTCCGAGACAGAAATACTCAGATCATTAACCGCCTGTCCCGGAACCGAGAGCACAATCACGCCTGCCTCAGCAGAATCAGCGTACGAGATCGACTCCGGTGACACATCGAGCAACGTAGCCGCCCGAACAATCAGATCGTTCGCCGTCCCCTCAGACGTGAGTGCCTGATACGCCGCAATAATTCGCGTCCGGAACGTCTCGATCGGCTCGTTCTCTCGGTGCGTTACTCCGACCGGCGTTGCCAACTCCGCAAGCTGCTCAATCGTATCTGCATCCTGAACCCGAACAGCGTCCTGAACGTCAGCGATTTCAGCAACACGATCTGCCGCCGAGTTGCCCACCGCGACGAGTACCTTGTAGTTGTTCGTCTGTGGACTCTTCGGGAACCACCCCGGAAGGCCAGCGGCTAACTGCGAAATCTCTTCAGAACTCACGGCGTCACCACCGTCGTCGTAATCGCAATCGAGCCGTCAGTCGCATCCGCCGTCGCCTTTTCGCCCAACGACACCGGAATGTTCGAGGTATCAGTCCCGGTCGGTACTGCGTCCCCATTGATCGTCAGCGAAGTAACGTCGTACACACCCGGCGTGTCACGAATCGCGTATTCAACCGACCCGAAGATAACATCGTCACCAACGGAAAGGCGGCCGTCGTCATTGTTCCCCGATGACAGCACCCCGCCAATGTACTGAACCACGTTGTCACGGACTGCATCGTCGCCAGCGTATTCCTCAGTCACCTGAAGATCGAGATCCACGTAGATTTGCACCGACACCGGCTCAGAAAACCCAATCGTGAACGTCTGGCCGTTGATCAGCGTTGCCACGCCAGACGCAGCGGTCCCATAGACACCACTCGAAGAGGTGTCGCCAGCGGCCTTCGTATCCATAATCGCCTGTGCAATCCTGTCGTCGAGGTCCGTACCGTCCTCCGTCTCAACGACCAACTCAAACGAGTGTGCGGGTTGCCCGTCCCCATTCGGGTCGTTCTGATCGTTGAGGAAAATGCTCACAGACTTCACCGCCGGAATCGCACGGAGCGCAGAGATTAGCCCTGATGCCGACGCCCGAGAACCCGTAGTCAGATTTTCCTTCGCGCGCTCGCGCAACTCTTCGTCGGACTCACGGTCGCGCCCACCGTCAGTCGCCGCCGCGTTGGTTGCCTCCTCAACGCCGCTCACGTCGTCAACGAACACCGTGATCTTACCAGCGCCAACGTTCCCGTCGACGCCGCCTACCTCAGCCTCGATCTTCGCGTCGACCGAACTATTCCCGGACGTAAGCGTGACTTTCTCCGTCGTCCGGTAGACAATCGGATTCGACCCGCTGGTCTGTAGCCGCACGCCTTTCCGCACCTGATAGTCCTGAGTCGCCGCATTA is drawn from Halobellus limi and contains these coding sequences:
- a CDS encoding baseplate J/gp47 family protein encodes the protein MGAIVDGRFVSDSVEAVLDTMVADLEAQIGDDVPDDISSIARTLYLPWAERIVELQNDLGLVLDSAQIDNATAEALDFLTALIGVPRRQSVRATGVVTFSRSNAATQDYQVRKGVRLQTSGSNPIVYRTTEKVTLTSGNSSVDAKIEAEVGGVDGNVGAGKITVFVDDVSGVEEATNAAATDGGRDRESDEELRERAKENLTTGSRASASGLISALRAIPAVKSVSIFLNDQNDPNGDGQPAHSFELVVETEDGTDLDDRIAQAIMDTKAAGDTSSSGVYGTAASGVATLINGQTFTIGFSEPVSVQIYVDLDLQVTEEYAGDDAVRDNVVQYIGGVLSSGNNDDGRLSVGDDVIFGSVEYAIRDTPGVYDVTSLTINGDAVPTGTDTSNIPVSLGEKATADATDGSIAITTTVVTP